One window of the Babesia bovis T2Bo chromosome 2, whole genome shotgun sequence genome contains the following:
- a CDS encoding rRNA-processing arch domain family protein, with product MEKVLSMFDAFEEITSNRVMDYNAEGFTTAPALVGTSEHRLASQVVQERLPAGKNCSHHRLRPVTYETPPYEPGEPARSYPFTLDDFQKRSIECLEKGESVLVCAHTSAGKTVVAEYAIAMGLRDKRRIIYTSPIKALSNQKYRNLCDEFVDVGLMTGDVTLNPDASVMVMTTEILRSMLYRGSEIVQEMKWVIFDEVHYMRDAERGVVWEETIILIPQKVNLVFLSATIPNSIEFAEWICRIKNMPCNVIATDYRPTPLQHYIYTQKLNGINLVLDDSGRFRQDAFNNAMKTIDNIEEGRRKRVRNTKEIEEVITMCHEKKFTPAIVFAFSKSECEANATVLKSLDMTDEAEKTLITEIYQNAMATLADDDRKLPQTVFMLPLLRRGIGIHHGGLLPIIKEIIEILFQEGLIKVLFSTETFSMGVNMPARCVVFTNLSKWDGQTNRLITSGEYIQMAGRAGRRGLDEHGLVIIMMDRGIKPEEAKAIFMGKANRLDSSFHLGYNMLLNLMRIENTTPEFLIERSFLQFQRDKHSRKFQEQLIEVRREIDEKRSMLKNEDLVELTRLYTLRKELAQVKDAISQAVAKDLRMLNFLNFGRLVRLERDGQTWEWGVVFATPQLKIRRSSYDKERVYIVDCLVLCDRDSVSGNRTHEPLPTTNINQGIFVVVPFAIDCVKEIAQIRMKVQEDFRVNSDLCQSTMRAKYAQLMDHMKTLPQLPVLDPVEHIKIDTPEMKGLLEKYKQLESEIDNSRIVLTGEYEQKYEVFMEYAEAQTKERNILANIEVSHQIVMKDDLKHMKGVLRDLNYVDENGIVTLKGSIACEINATDELVVAEMFLRNFFEDLEPEYICAALSCLVVDDKKGEKLPKDQKLLEAYNSILQIAKDIATVMVANRLDVRVDDFVNKFKPAMMTVVLKWANGLSFAEVMQESTLFEGSVIRGVRRLEELLRQLACTSRSIGNLQMEQKFVTCINKLKKGIIFTSSLYL from the exons ATGGAGAAGGTGCTTAGCATGTTTGACGCCTTTGAGGAGATAACTTCTAACCGGGTAATGGACTACAATGCCGAAGGATTTACAACAGCACCCGCCTTAGTTGGTACCTCAGAACACCGCCTGGCGTCACAAGTGGTCCAGGAACGTTTACCAGCTGGTAAAAACTGCTCACATCATAGGTTAAGGCCAGTTACCTATGAAACGCCGCCATATGAACCTGGAGAACCAGCAAGATCTTACCCATTCACTCTAGATGATTTCCAAAAACGATCTATTGAATGCCTTGAAAAGGGTGAAAGCGTATTAGTATGTGCACATACATCTGCTGGAAAGACGGTGGTAGCCGAATATGCCATAGCTATGGGCCTCAGAGATAAACGAAGGATCATATACACAAGTCCCATCAAGGCATTGAGTAACCAAAAGTATCGCAACCTATGCGACGAGTTTGTTGATGTAGGACTCATGACGGGAGATGTAACACTTAACCCAGATGCATCGGTTATGGTCATGACAACGGAGATTTTAAGGTCAATGTTGTATCGCGGTAGCGAAATAGTGCAGGAAATGAAGTGGGTTATCTTCGATGAAGTACATTACATGAGAGATGCTGAGCGCGGTGTCGTGTGGGAAGAGACGATTATACTAATACCGCAGAAAGTCAACTTGGTGTTTTTGTCGGCGACCATACCCAATTCAATTGAATTTGCTGAATGGATATGCAGAATTAAAAATATGCCATGCAATGTCATCGCTACTGATTACAGACCGACACCTTTGcagcattatatatatacgcAGAAGTTAAATGGAATTAATCTGGTGCTGGATGACTCTGGGAGATTCAGACAAGATGCATTTAACAATGCTATGAAAACAATAGATAATATAGAAGAAGGCCGGCGCAAACGTGTGAGAAATACTAAAGAAATTGAAGAAGTGATAACCATGTGCCATGAAAAGAAATTTACACCGGCCATTGTGTTTGCGTTTTCCAAAAGTGAATGCGAGGCAAACGCCACTGTGCTCAAATCACTGGATATGACTGACGAAGCTGAGAAGACACTTATCACTGaaatataccaaaatgcAATGGCTACACTAGCAGATGATGATCGCAAGTTACCGCAAACAGTGTTCATGCTACCACTACTAAGACGAGGTATTGGTATCCATCATGGAGGGCTCCTGCCAATCATCAAGGAGATTATAGAAATATTGTTCCAGGAAGGTCTGATCAAGGTACTATTCAGCACGGAAACCTTCTCTATGGGAGTTAACATGCCAGCCAGATGTGTGGTGTTCACTAACCTGAGCAAGTGGGATGGACAGACCAATAGACTCATCACCTCGGGTGagtatatacaaatggcaGGTCGCGCCGGTAGAAGGGGTCTTGATGAACATGGTCTTGTTATCATCATGATGGACCGTGGCATCAAACCTGAGGAAGCTAAAGCCATTTTCATGGGTAAAGCCAACAGGTTGGACAGCTCATTTCACCTGGGATATAACATGCTGCTCAACCTCATGAGAATAGAGAATACGACACCAGAGTTTTTAATAGAGCGATCATTCCTACAGTTCCAACGCGATAAGCACTCGAGAAAATTCCAGGAGCAATTGATTGAAGTGCGTCGTGAAATTGATGAAAAACGTTCCATGTTAAAAAATGAGGATCTTGTGGAACTCACCAggttatatacactacGTAAAGAGTTGGCACAAGTCAAGGATGCCATTAGCCAAGCGGTGGCAAAGGATCTTCGCATGCTTAATTTCCTTAACTTTGGAAGACTAGTGAGGCTTGAACGTGATGGCCAAACCTGGGAATGGGGAGTTGTCTTCGCCACGCCACAATTAAAGATTAGACGTAGTTCATATGACAAGGAACGTGTATACATCGTTGACTGTCTGGTACTCTGTGATCGTGATAGCGTCAGCGGTAATCGGACCCATGAACCATTGCCTACAACGAATATCAACCAAGGCATCTTCGTGGTAGTCCCATTCGCCATAGACTGTGTAAAAGAAATCGCTCAGATACGCATGAAGGTCCAAGAAGATTTCAGGGTCAATAGTGACCTTTGTCAATCCACAATGAGGGCCAAGTACGCACAGCTAATGGACCACATGAAAACATTGCCACAACTACCCGTTTTAGACCCTGTGGAACATATTAAAATAGACACGCCTGAGATGAAAGGGTTGTTGGAAAAGTACAAACAGCTGGAATCCGAGATTGATAACTCGCGGATTGTACTGACTGGGGAATATGAACAGAAGTACGAAGTATTCATGGAATATGCAGAGGCACAAACAAAGGAACGAAATATACTGGCCAATATAGAAGTATCCCACCAAATTGTTATGAAAGATGACCTAAAACACATGAAAGGAGTTTTACGTGACCTTAACTACGTAGATGAAAATGGAATAGTAACACTCAAGGGAAGTATCGCATGTGAAATCAATGCAACAGATGAACTTGTGGTAGCTGAAATGTTTCTACGCAACTTCTTCGAAGATTTggaacccgaatacataTGTGCGGCGCTAAGCTGCCTTGTTGTCGACGACAAGAAGGGAGAGAAATTGCCGAAGGACCAAAAGTTACTGGAAGCATACAACAGCATACTG CAAATTGCCAAAGATATCGCAACTGTGATGGTGGCTAACCGCCTAGACGTTAGGGTGGATGATTTTGTCAACAAGTTTAAACCAGCGATGATGACTGTGGTACTAAAATGGGCAAACGGACTATCATTCGCAGAAGTTATGCAAGAATCAACGCTGTTCGAAGGATCTGTAATTAGAGGAGTTAG ACGACTAGAAGAGCTTTTAAGACAGTTGGCCTGTACATCCCGAAGCATAGGCAACCTACAGATGGAACAGAAGTTTGTTACATGCATTAATAAGCTCAAAAAAGGTATCATTTTCACATCATCACTCTACCTCTAG
- a CDS encoding C2_Ferlin domain containing protein — translation MAKMATVKYLIKVDLHEVKDVVFKEPETEIDMIPNLYCVVAVGNEQYTTVQRNQASNAVINASFNFTLDLNPGELSRTRIIISVYHAYRLQSGLIGIHAFGLHHIYSKQQHSIHRSWARLLCPYFPNHNAGLILTSIGVYGPGDNVPVFKDVSGGARPSSALVSSANDGAGGRVRNIRASEISTRFYMLNLNVICGRDFLSRSNFLNSYLEPFVKVCHGGLEISTPVIKDNPNPEWQATLFMPCISPSFDDLVTVEIWNGESNGTMLHFESIDIKYLFNNEYAPRWINIYCNPGGNTGILDLVKNFVIGTTELMTDYGGRVLISASATQVQIPTVKGIKPYKHVSVPTTQKKIIWIDLYEVVPLMDGPSIIDLTVAVGPYCVRTSELRLNDHGTYKVNNEVGRLDQMEPLVSCTSDSEFWDFFTYINDHTNWIDSQPPRIAWRRISFDIIRRSKGKPMWIQMNGISDHRMHPFNVLMSFEVLSEGEVEIRPPRLEYNLVNYMFRAMIYEAINLPCIDMVNFPNTFVEIELGGYHVRTQVVRRTLCPSFYEASEIEICLPSNLLLAPDVTINVYAEPTSMFSSQELLCTSTYSLSKIPKEWRKAPQWVQLKSTKNDLHRPCILVAFELVPMDLLRKNPDLYPFFDDIRPSKIPGLVSLLLIGVRAFKPLVRPRVFIRFGTSDKPLYTGSSGYAVSGSEGNWNYLTTHEMLVDLPKRMQHHCFIEFSVLTGEDGELFGVTYVSLNEFLPWLTHEERLHSKDLFKMQVLEDFLSTGELGQADESKHEAVPMKTALRDDIESMNVKMYNTFDFVSLQRAGEPREGEEFRNDFEVAVMDDDEPDELQRDELPYEMECDFAPGDLPYMKAPIVQCTAAGVPETVGVLKYICMVEANEDAHVRKVAAQKMQERRQKLVELYAKAKELVVRLYVLQAKGLYTSRGNSNITTYLWVRNIDGEQKRSLSYPQNVRDTTVIAQGVKPMYNTCFNLGCALPENAILKISVVHQGTLQDEVIGTTFVDCEDRFLNHKMFQLMQDDAVPIELRTLKNEDSTVSHGTLRCWLEMMDLETAQTKPVRTIGGMEQSDYELRVVIWDVKGVPLDGNSALSLFVRGSFQVADGEDLVEDTDTHYNSRDGTAVYNWRFKFPIRIPSDFSFLKLQIHSSSLLGPSELIGEAEIDLRNEYSKIRRRQGPYHCKKFWVDCLHPAQGSQSRGQIGIEFSVYSDSEAKLFAVGKGRESPNKDPFLPTVTDNRTYLDLNEIRATINKASGALVSGLKLTGMFICVAFAFAAILLILVIIK, via the exons ATGGCCAAGATGGCCACCGTGAAGTATCTTATTAAGGTAGATTTACACGAGGTCAAGGATGTGGTATTCAAGGAGCCTGAGACTGAAATTGACATGATCCCTAACCTTTACTGTGTAGTAGCCGTTGGTAATGAGCAGTATACAACGGTACAGCGTAACCAAGCTTCAAACGCTGTAATAAACGCTTCGTTTAACTTCACTCTTGACCTGAACCCTGGTGAACTTAGCAGGACGCGGATTATCATCTCAGTTTACCATGCGTATCGTCTTCAGAGTGGTCTTATCGGTATACATGCGTTTGGATTGCATCATATTTACTCTAAGCAGCAGCATTCCATCCACCGGTCATGGGCCAGACTCCTTTGTCCATATTTCCCCAATCATAATGCG GGGCTTATTTTGACGTCGATTGGTGTCTACGGTCCTGGTGACAATGTACCTGTATTCAAGGATGTTTCCGGTGGCGCAAGGCCATCTAGTGCCTTGGTGTCTTCAGCAAATGATGGTGCCGGTGGTCGTGTTAGAAATATTAGAGCAAGTGAGATCAGCACCAGGTTCTACATGTTGAATCTGAACGTAATTTGTGGTCGTGATTTCTTATCGAGGAGCAACTTCTTGAATAGTTATTTGGAGCCTTTTGTGAAGGTATGCCATGGCGGCTTGGAAATAAGTACCCCCGTTATAAAGGACAACCCTAATCCCGAATGGCAGGCCACTTTGTTCATGCCGTGTATATCACCATCTTTTGACGATTTGGTCACTGTAGAAATATGGAATGGCGAGTCCAATGGTACTATGTTACACTTTGAGTCGATCGATATCAAGTACCTATTTAATAACGAGTATGCTCCACGATGGATCAATATATACTGTAACCCCGGTGGCAACACTGGTATCTTGGACCTAGTGAAGAACTTTGTTATAGGTACTACTGAACTCATGACTGACTATGGTGGACGCGTGTTAATTAGTGCATCCGCTACTCAGGTCCAAATACCTACGGTAAAAGGTATTAAACCCTATAAACATGTATCGGTACCTACCACTCAGAAGAAGATTATATGGATTGATTTATATGAAGTAGTTCCATTGATGGACGGACCAAGTATCATTGATCTCACTGTAGCAGTAGGCCCATACTGCGTCCGTACCTCTGAACTTAGGTTAAATGACCATGGAACGTATAAAGTCAACAATGAGGTGGGACGACTAGATCAAATGGAGCCTTTAGTATCAT GCACCAGTGATTCCGAGTTTTGGGATTTCTTTACGTACATCAATGACCATACTAACTGGATCGACTCGCAGCCACCTCGTATCGCATGGCGTCGCATATCATTCGATATTATAAGACGTTCCAAGGGTAAGCCCATGTGGATCCAAATGAACGGTATATCGGACCATCGTATGCACCCGTTCAATGTATTGATGTCATTTGAGGTGCTGAGTGAGGGTGAGGTTGAAATACGTCCTCCACGTCTCGAATATAATCTTGTTAATTACATGTTTCGTGCTATGATTTACGAGGCGATTAACCTGCCGTGCATTGACATGGTTAATTTCCCCAATACCTTTGTGGAGATTGAGCTGGGTGGTTACCACGTCCGTACTCAAGTGGTACGTCGTACGTTATGTCCATCATTCTACGAGGCCAGTGAAATTGAAATATGCCTACCGTCCAATTTACTACTGGCGCCTGATGTAACCATAAATGTATATGCCGAGCCTACGTCCATGTTTTCATCGCAGGAGTTGCTTTGCACCAGTACTTACAGTCTGTCGAAGATCCCTAAGGAATGGCGTAAGGCACCTCAGTGGGTGCAGCTCAAGTCAACGAAGAATGATTTACATAGACCGTGTATACTGGTTGCCTTCGAGTTGGTACCTATGGACTTGTTGCGCAAGAATCCTGATTTATATCCCTTCTTTGATGACATTCGTCCTTCGAAGATACCAGGTTTGGTATCACTGTTACTCATCGGTGTGCGAGCCTTTAAACCGCTGGTACGTCCCAGGGTATTCATTCGGTTTGGTACCTCGGACAAACCATTGTACACGGGTTCCAGTGGATATGCAGTATCAGGTTCCGAGGGCAATTGGAATTATTTAACAACGCATGAAATGCTAGTGGACCTCCCCAAACGGATGCAGCATCATTGTTTCATTGAATTCAGTGTACTTACTGGTGAGGATGGCGAGCTATTCGGGGTTACATACGTCAGCCTGAATGAATTTTTACCATGGCTAACGCACGAAGAACGCCTACACTCCAAAGATCTCTTTAAAATGCAAGTATTGGAAGATTTCTTGTCTACAGGTGAACTCGGGCAGGCTGATGAGTCTAAGCATGAAGCTGTACCTATGAAGACGGCACTCAGAGATGATATAGAATCGATGAATGTAAAGATGTACAATACTTTTGACTTTGTGTCGCTTCAGCGGGCTGGCGAACCTCGTGAGGGTGAAGAGTTCCGTAACGACTTTGAGGTAGCAGTGATGGACGACGACGAGCCAGACGAACTACAGCGCGATGAGCTACCATACGAAATGGAGTGTGACTTTGCTCCGGGAGATTTACCCTATATGAAAGCACCCATAGTACAATGCACAGCTGCAGGGGTACCTGAGACCGTAGGTGTCTTGAAATATATCTGCATGGTTGAAGCTAATGAAGATGCTCATGTGCGTAAAGTGGCCGCTCAAAAGATGCAGGAACGACGACAGAAACTAGTTGAGCTTTACGCTAAAGCAAAGGAACTTGTTGTTAGATTGTATGTCCTACAGGCCAAGGGCCTTTATACCAGCAGGGGCAACAGTAATATAACCACTTACCTCTGGGTCCGCAATATTGATGGCGAGCAGAAGCGTTCTTTGAGTTATCCGCAGAACGTCAGGGACACCACTGTCATAGCTCAAGGTGTAAAACCAATGTACAATACATGCTTCAACTTGGGGTGCGCCCTACCTGAAAATGCAATCCTTAAAATCAGTGTCGTCCACCAGGGTACTCTCCAAGACGAGGTCATCGGTACCACTTTTGTTGATTGCGAGGACCGATTTCTCAACCATAAAATGTTCCAGTTAATGCAGGATGATGCAGTTCCCATAGAACTCCGTACTTTGAAAAACGAAGATTCCACAGTATCACATGGTACTTTACGATGCTGGCTAGAGATGATGGACTTGGAAACTGCACAGACAAAGCCAGTACGTACAATTGGCGGTATGGAGCAATCTGACTATGAACTACGTGttgttatatgggatgttAAGGGCGTGCCACTTGATGGTAACTCTGCACTGTCTTTATTTGTTAGGGGATCATTCCAGGTAGCTGATGGTGAGGACCTCGTAGAGGACACCGACACCCATTACAACAGCCGTGATGGCACTGCTGTGTACAATTGGCGTTTTAAGTTCCCTATTCGCATACCAAGTGATTTTTCATTCCTCAAGTTACAGATACACAGCTCCAGCCTTTTAGGGCCAAGTGAGCTCATAGGCGAGGCTGAGATTGATCTGCGTAATGAGTATTCGAAGATCAGGCGACGTCAGGGCCCATACCACTGCAAAAAGTTTTGGGTTGATTGCTTGCATCCTGCACAAGGCAGTCAATCTCGGGGGCAAATAGGTATAGAGTTTTCTGTATATAGCGACTCAGAAGCTAAGCTGTTTGCCGTTGGCAAGGGGCGAGAATCCCCAAATAAGGATCCATTCCTTCCGACTGTAACTGATAATCGGACATATCTAGATTTGAATGAGATTAGGGCAACTATCAACAAGGCTTCTGGAGCTCTGGTTTCCGGGCTAAAGCTAACTGGTATGTTCATCTGTGTGGCCTTCGCTTTTGCAGCCATATTGCTCATTCTGGTTATCATTAAGTGA
- a CDS encoding DnaJ-containing family protein X-domain: MLLSENGVPEGSVDAVAPYMHEDDTANKGGENATMENNDAEGQSTLSWLGSTFIDVVVNGPTQVSEMVINGTSQVSEMVISGTSQVSDMVVSGTSQVSSIFQWGDNEENYSLSRDYSKRKRQRESFYAKPATDSDSIACQNTTSRVGPVADMVMYNRLGVESSASKAEIKQAYYKLALRYHPDKNPNDAEANLKFQEISEAYQILYDDESRRIYDAHGVTEQIKFSSDEMCMVFILFFGADALEDYVGLFEILKNIVNTASHVKDVESIKKPFMVEQKYRVVNLAKKLAERLDTHVSDGVVDSVLTLEIQEFCNDYTRSHMVESIGWVYQNCGEYFVAEATSFWGLGTAYSNIQSATRSVSHAMSMARSAYNIATFMKQNVGDENNKPSADNVLGTLKHLTSFILYEIERTIKLVVPKCCKDTDVSAEQRLERAKNLISLGRLMQETAINSRQGKPEDSDNLQRLYGIVETLNMTKRQQE, translated from the coding sequence ATGTTGTTGTCTGAAAACGGCGTGCCGGAAGGCAGTGTCGATGCTGTAGCTCCGTATATGCATGAGGATGACACCGCTAATAAAGGTGGTGAAAATGCAACCATGGAAAACAATGATGCAGAGGGACAAAGCACTTTATCTTGGTTAGGTTCAACATTTATTGATGTTGTGGTAAATGGACCAACGCAGGTTTCTGAAATGGTGATCAATGGCACATCGCAAGTATCGGAAATGGTCATCAGTGGTACATCGCAAGTCTCCGATATGGTTGTCAGTGGAACATCCCAGGTTTCTTCTATATTTCAATGGGGAGATAACGAGGAAAACTACTCTTTATCTCGTGATTATTCCAAGAGGAAAAGGCAACGCGAATCGTTTTACGCTAAACCAGCAACGGATAGTGACAGCATTGCTTGCCAAAACACTACGAGTCGTGTTGGTCCTGTAGCTGATATGGTAATGTACAACCGTTTGGGTGTGGAGTCATCAGCATCCAAGGCTGAAATTAAGCAAGCATATTACAAATTAGCACTTCGTTACCATCCTGATAAGAACCCTAATGATGCTGAGGCCAATCTTAAGTTTCAAGAGATTAGTGAGGCATATCAGATTCTCTATGACGACGAGAGTCGTCGTATTTATGATGCCCATGGCGTAACGGAGCAGATTAAGTTTTCCAGTGATGAAATGTGTATGGTATTCATTCTGTTTTTCGGCGCTGATGCACTAGAGGACTACGTGGGTTTATTCGAGATTTTGAAAAATATTGTGAACACTGCATCTCACGTAAAAGACGTGGAATCTATCAAGAAACCCTTTATGGTTGAGCAGAAATACCGTGTGGTTAATTTGGCCAAAAAATTGGCAGAACGTTTAGATACACATGTGTCCGATGGTGTCGTTGATAGCGTGCTGACATTGGAGATACAAGAGTTCTGTAATGACTATACTCGTAGTCACATGGTAGAGTCCATTGGATGGGTATATCAGAACTGCGGTGAGTATTTCGTTGCTGAGGCTACAAGCTTTTGGGGATTGGGTACTGCCTATTCTAACATTCAGTCAGCCACACGTTCGGTTAGTCACGCGATGTCCATGGCCAGGTCTGCTTATAACATTGCCACATTCATGAAGCAGAACGTCGGTGATGAAAATAACAAGCCTTCTGCGGATAATGTTTTAGGGACCTTAAAGCATCTTACATCATTTATTCTTTACGAGATTGAGCGTACCATAAAGTTAGTGGTCCCGAAGTGCTGCAAGGATACTGATGTATCTGCTGAGCAACGTCTTGAAAGAGCTAAGAATTTAATTTCCCTGGGTCGCTTAATGCAGGAGACTGCGATTAATAGCCGTCAGGGTAAACCTGAGGACTCTGATAACCTTCAACGCTTATATGGAATCGTTGAGACATTAAATATGACCAAGCGTCAACAGGAATAG
- a CDS encoding CDK-activating kinase assembly factor MAT1 family protein, translating to MMDTECPICLEVITPSSEKKLLVSKLCDHKICNVCAEQQLSSQMGHAQCAICRTHISWESFSIYDNTKTYYQTVKEARKRVLQVYNDTRSNFKDTPDYNAFLEKRENLVINLTYGRSDPRWEQADAELKAYESQNAAKISSNMALQENELRKRVKHIVDTEKTFYEMVDKSAPFNLWKVDDLVHTLQRTHASYFIEEKALMSSKGECVPLNASIRSTADIPRRVMTTRDEVLECDIAGGYDIKLVNQRCERQVELLLLWNLS from the exons ATGATGGACACGGAATGTCCTATATGCCTAGAGGTGATTACTCCAAGTAGCGAGAAGAAGCTACTAGTATCTAAGCTGTGCGATCATAAAAT ATGTAACGTATGCGCTGAGCAGCAGT TATCGTCACAAATGGGTCATGCGCAATGCGCAATATGCAGAACACATATTTCCTGGGAGTCATTCAGTATATATGACAACACGAAAACGTATTACCAAACGGTTAAAGAAGCTCGCAAACGTGTACTGCAAGT CTACAATGACACGAGGAGTAATTTCAAGGATACACCAGATTACAATGCATTCCTCGAGAAACGTGAAAATCTGGTTATTAACTTAACCTACGGGAGGTCTGATCCAAGGTGGGAACAGGCCGATGCTGAATTAAAGGCATATGAATCCCAAAATGCTGCGAAGATATCGTCTAATATGGCACTTCAG GAAAACGAGCTACGTAAACGTGTTAAACACATTGTGGACACGGAGAAAACATTCTACGAAATGGTAGACAAGAGTGCTCCGTTCAATCTATGGAAGGTTGATGACTTGGTACATACATTGCAACGCACGCATGCGTCATATTTCATCGAAGAAAAGGCGTTAATGTCATCTAAAGGGGAATGTGTCCCATTGAATGCTTCAATACGTAGCACTGCAGATATACCACGACGTGTGATGACAACAAG GGACGAAGTACTAGAATGCGATATAGCCGGAggatatgatataaaacTAGTAAATCAACGGTGTGAGAGACAAGTAGAACTACTATTACTTTGGAATTTATCATAG
- a CDS encoding LUC7 N_terminus family protein, producing the protein MDEMRAQWEALMSNLENPADPYADKSFTDSDVCKMYLVGVCPYDLFENTKHYLGPCSKIHSDELKSKYLEERKSRYYGYEEDTMRVIMPLIEDCDRRVQRGRMRAEDDGACKQTTLDEATVREAKRIDEEIEKKMKIADQLGMKGEVEESFKVLEEAELLKKNKLEMLEKAGESSYQSRIKPCDICGALLSASDTDRRLTEHYSGKIHVSYQKLRDMSKILKDYINEHKPQSSQKGSDRSASRSYGNSRSNNRRYNRNSKSKSLSRSQSRGRSRQRRSRSRDRHYRRR; encoded by the exons ATGGATGAAATGCGAGCGCAATGGGAAGCTCTTATGAGCAACCTGGAGAACCCCGCAGACCCTTATGCCGATAAAAGCTTTACAGACTCCGACGTATGTAAGATGTACCTGGTTGGAGTCTGCCCATATGACCTGTTTGAAAATACG AAGCATTATCTTGGCCCCTGCTCGAAAATACACTCTGATGAACTGAAGTCAAA ATACCTGGAGGAACGTAAAAGCAGATACTACGGCTATGAAGAAGATACCATGCGCGTTATAATGCCGCTCATCGAAGATTGCGACCGCCGAGTACAACGTGGACGCATGAGG GCTGAAGATGACGGCGCTTGTAAACAGACAACATTAGATGAAGCAACCGTACGTGAAGCCAAGCGTATAGACGAAGAGATTGAAAAGAAGATGAAAATT GCTGACCAACTCGGGATGAAAGGAGAAGTGGAAGAGTCGTTCAAAGTACTCGAAGAGGCTGAACTGTTAAAGAAAAATAAACTAGAAATGTTAGAAAAGGCCGGTGAATCGTCATACCAATCGCGCATTAAGCCGTGTGATATATGCGGAGCGTTATTGTCAG CAAGTGACACTGACCGGAGATTAACGGAACACTACAGTGGGAAAATACACGTTAGCTACCAGAAACTGCGTGATATGTCTAAGATCCTTAAGGACTATATCAACGAACACAAACCACAGAG CAGTCAGAAGGGAAGTGATCGCAGTGCTAGCCGCTCGTATGGTAATAGTAGATCAAATAACCGTAGATATAACCGCAATTCCAAATCAAAGAGTTTAAGTAGAAGTCAGAGCAGGGGCAGGTCACGACAAAGACGCAGCCGCTCACGTGATAGACATTACAGAAGACGTTAA
- a CDS encoding glycosyl transferase produces MAKQVLVTVGTTSFDELIAAVDTDIVQHELQKLGYTHICYQTGRSLYKVKSAILKTSVLQFDHDFDKLINQSELIISHMGAGTVIDVFNAKKKAIFIPNHNVAGNHQMELYNVMDECYKARLDNLISKIKHATETTGPFFHLLLPPTRLKEAIENTLSQ; encoded by the coding sequence ATGGCCAAACAGGTATTAGTTACCGTAGGAACCACCAGCTTCGATGAACTTATCGCAGCAGTGGATACTGACATAGTACAACACGAATTGCAAAAGTTAGGCTACACACATATATGCTATCAGACAGGTAGATCGTTGTACAAAGTTAAATCCGCTATTCTTAAGACGTCAGTGCTGCAGTTTGATCATGATTTTGATAAATTAATCAACCAATCGGAGCTTATAATATCGCATATGGGTGCCGGAACCGTGATTGATGTATTCAACGCAAAGAAGAAGGCTATATTTATACCTAACCATAATGTGGCTGGAAATCATCAAATGGAACTATACAACGTCATGGATGAGTGTTATAAAGCTAGGTTGGATAATCTAATTtcaaaaataaaacatgcCACTGAAACTACGGGGCCATTCTTCCACCTACTTCTGCCACCAACGAGGCTAAAGGAAGCCATTGAAAATACATTATCGCAATAG